From Phaeocystidibacter marisrubri, the proteins below share one genomic window:
- a CDS encoding M48 family metallopeptidase has translation MKRTPFLLLLTTTLFLIQCSTVPLTGRRQFNLISDNEMMSMSFSQYDQVLSESKLSQNTAQVQMVKRVGERISAAVTNYLNAEGHSELLEGFAWEFNLIESDELNAWCMPGGKVAFYTGIMDVCQSEAGVAVVMGHEVAHAIARHGNERMSQALGAQLGGLGLSVALADQPEKTQSLAMMAYGIGAQYGAMLPFSRLHESEADELGLYFMAMAGYNPQEAPKFWQRMSAMSGGSIPEFMSTHPSHNTRITDLNGWMTKATEYYNSSSANNGTTSNGKLIPKR, from the coding sequence ATGAAACGGACGCCATTCCTACTTCTTCTCACTACTACGCTCTTTTTAATCCAGTGTAGCACAGTTCCTCTAACGGGAAGGAGACAATTCAACTTGATCAGCGACAATGAAATGATGAGCATGAGCTTTTCACAATACGATCAGGTATTGTCTGAGAGTAAACTCTCTCAGAACACGGCTCAAGTTCAAATGGTGAAACGCGTCGGTGAACGCATCAGCGCCGCTGTAACCAACTACCTCAATGCAGAAGGTCACAGTGAATTATTAGAAGGCTTTGCGTGGGAATTCAATTTGATTGAAAGTGACGAATTGAATGCGTGGTGTATGCCTGGAGGCAAAGTAGCTTTTTACACGGGTATCATGGATGTTTGTCAATCTGAAGCTGGAGTTGCTGTAGTCATGGGACACGAGGTAGCTCACGCTATCGCTCGTCACGGTAACGAGCGTATGTCGCAAGCACTGGGCGCTCAACTAGGTGGACTAGGATTGAGTGTTGCGCTTGCTGACCAACCTGAGAAAACACAGAGCCTGGCGATGATGGCTTATGGCATTGGTGCTCAATATGGAGCCATGCTTCCCTTCTCTCGACTTCATGAGTCGGAAGCCGATGAACTGGGCCTATACTTTATGGCCATGGCGGGTTACAACCCTCAAGAGGCTCCTAAATTCTGGCAGCGAATGTCAGCCATGAGCGGCGGATCAATTCCAGAGTTCATGTCTACACACCCTAGCCACAACACACGCATCACCGATCTAAACGGATGGATGACAAAAGCCACAGAATACTACAATTCAAGCTCTGCGAATAACGGAACAACTTCCAACGGTAAACTCATACCTAAGCGATAG
- the pfkA gene encoding 6-phosphofructokinase, whose translation MHMKKIAVMTSGGDAPGMNAGIRAVTRTALSLGLEVVGIYRGYQGMIENDFIPLSHESVRNIIHRGGTFLKTARSDDFRTIEGRAQAAANLKAHGVEGLVVIGGDGSFTGAAALHDEHGVKVVGCPGTIDNDLFGTDYTIGYDTAVNTAVHAIDQIRDTAASHNRLFFVEVMGRDAGFIALRTGLASGAEAVLVPETTTYIEDLTAKLEKNWKMKKSSAIIIVAEGDDAGGAIEIAKKVNAKFEGWESKVTVLGHIQRGGSPTAFDRILASRMGHAAVLALLAGSTDVMIGQKNGEMVEVPFKQAVKHHETLSKHLLDLVEILS comes from the coding sequence ATACACATGAAGAAAATAGCGGTTATGACTTCCGGGGGAGATGCTCCGGGAATGAATGCAGGAATACGTGCAGTTACGCGTACGGCTTTGAGTCTTGGACTTGAAGTGGTAGGTATTTACCGCGGCTATCAAGGAATGATTGAAAACGATTTCATTCCTCTATCTCACGAATCCGTTCGAAATATTATTCATCGCGGAGGTACGTTTTTGAAAACGGCTAGAAGCGATGACTTTCGCACCATTGAAGGTCGCGCTCAAGCGGCCGCAAACCTGAAAGCACATGGGGTTGAAGGTCTCGTTGTGATTGGTGGTGATGGTAGTTTTACAGGGGCCGCAGCTCTTCATGATGAACATGGAGTGAAGGTAGTGGGCTGCCCTGGCACGATTGATAACGATCTTTTTGGTACTGATTATACCATCGGCTATGATACCGCTGTAAATACGGCGGTTCATGCCATTGATCAAATTCGCGATACCGCGGCGAGTCACAATCGCTTGTTTTTTGTAGAAGTGATGGGGCGTGACGCCGGATTCATCGCGCTCCGCACAGGATTGGCTTCAGGTGCTGAAGCAGTTCTAGTTCCAGAAACGACCACTTACATTGAAGACCTCACCGCGAAGCTGGAGAAGAACTGGAAGATGAAGAAATCGAGCGCCATCATCATTGTTGCAGAAGGTGATGACGCAGGTGGAGCGATTGAAATTGCTAAAAAAGTGAACGCTAAGTTTGAGGGATGGGAGTCGAAAGTGACGGTTCTTGGCCATATTCAACGCGGGGGATCACCCACAGCTTTTGATCGAATTTTGGCCTCTCGAATGGGGCATGCCGCTGTTCTAGCTTTACTCGCAGGTTCTACTGATGTAATGATCGGACAAAAGAACGGTGAAATGGTTGAGGTGCCATTCAAGCAAGCGGTTAAGCATCATGAAACGCTCAGCAAACATTTGTTAGACCTAGTAGAAATTCTTTCTTAA
- a CDS encoding THUMP domain-containing class I SAM-dependent RNA methyltransferase, whose protein sequence is MELTISTKDQTLIAKTFFGLETVLARELRHLGARDVKPLKRAVSFTGDLGFIYKSNLWSATALRILRPIANFEVHRQDDLYHNMSQIPWEDLFGIEKNIMIDAVVHSDTFSNSHYASLRAKDAVVGRFTKKFKRRPSIDKENPHVVISIHLIRNHCEVFLDSSGRSLHRRGYRDAVGPAPINEVLAAGLIRLSGWEGRQTLYDPMCGSGTILTEAAILADNIPANIYRKDFSFMHWRDYDEELHAVIEESALNKANPSSCKIIGSDSDISMLTKANINIEKALFQDRIKVWHQDFIGSTKPEENGMLIFNPPYDKKLTSDNFKLYQEIGDTLKQGYDGWTAWFISSDLEALKYLGLRTKSKIKMYNGKLECRYVGLEMYKSK, encoded by the coding sequence ATGGAGTTGACAATATCGACCAAGGATCAAACCTTGATTGCCAAGACATTTTTTGGACTAGAAACTGTTCTTGCGCGTGAATTGCGCCATTTGGGTGCACGTGATGTAAAACCACTTAAAAGAGCGGTTTCGTTTACCGGCGATTTGGGTTTCATTTATAAATCAAACCTTTGGTCGGCTACGGCGCTGAGAATTCTGCGCCCCATCGCGAACTTTGAAGTCCATCGCCAAGATGATCTTTACCACAACATGTCTCAGATTCCATGGGAAGATTTGTTTGGTATTGAGAAGAATATCATGATTGATGCCGTGGTGCATTCGGATACTTTTTCGAATTCACATTACGCCTCTCTCCGTGCTAAAGATGCTGTGGTAGGTCGCTTTACTAAGAAGTTCAAGCGCCGTCCTTCTATCGATAAAGAGAATCCGCATGTGGTGATTTCCATTCACTTGATTCGCAATCACTGTGAGGTGTTCTTGGATTCAAGTGGGCGCTCTCTACACCGAAGAGGCTATCGTGATGCGGTTGGTCCAGCTCCTATCAATGAGGTACTCGCGGCAGGTCTAATTCGCCTTTCGGGATGGGAAGGTCGTCAAACTTTGTACGATCCAATGTGCGGTTCGGGCACCATCCTTACTGAAGCGGCTATTTTGGCGGATAATATTCCAGCCAATATCTACCGCAAGGATTTTAGTTTTATGCATTGGCGCGATTACGATGAAGAACTTCACGCGGTAATTGAGGAGTCGGCATTAAACAAAGCAAATCCATCTTCTTGCAAGATCATAGGTTCGGATTCCGACATAAGTATGCTGACAAAGGCGAATATCAATATTGAAAAAGCCCTCTTTCAAGATCGAATCAAAGTATGGCATCAAGATTTTATTGGCTCAACCAAGCCAGAAGAAAATGGCATGCTTATCTTCAATCCTCCGTACGACAAGAAGCTGACTTCCGATAACTTTAAGCTATACCAAGAGATTGGGGATACCTTAAAGCAGGGATATGACGGTTGGACGGCGTGGTTTATTTCTTCCGATTTGGAGGCGTTGAAGTATCTGGGTCTTAGAACCAAGTCGAAAATCAAAATGTACAACGGCAAATTAGAATGCCGTTACGTTGGATTGGAGATGTACAAGAGCAAGTGA
- the panB gene encoding 3-methyl-2-oxobutanoate hydroxymethyltransferase: protein MSTAKSDYKKITTNSVQEMKRNGEKISMLTAYDYTLARIVDAAGIDVILVGDSASNVMAGHETTLPITLDQMIYHASSVVRAIDRALVVVDLPFGSYQGNSKEALTSAIRIMKESGGHAVKLEGGTEIVDSIERILKAGIPVMGHLGLTPQSIYKFGTYTVRAKEEAEAEKLLEDAKALEEAGCFALVLEKIPRKLAKRVAESLEIPVIGIGAGPDVDGQVLVLHDMLGMTHEFHPRFLRRYLDLYDQITGAVGNYVSDVKNRDFPNEKESY from the coding sequence ATGTCAACGGCTAAATCTGACTATAAAAAGATCACGACCAATTCCGTTCAAGAAATGAAGCGCAACGGGGAGAAAATCTCCATGTTGACGGCGTACGACTACACCCTTGCTAGGATAGTAGACGCCGCAGGAATTGACGTAATTTTAGTAGGTGACTCCGCCTCCAACGTGATGGCGGGACACGAAACCACATTGCCTATTACACTCGATCAAATGATCTACCACGCTAGCTCTGTAGTAAGAGCTATTGATAGAGCATTGGTGGTGGTTGATCTTCCTTTTGGCTCTTACCAAGGAAACTCTAAGGAGGCACTGACTTCAGCTATCCGCATCATGAAGGAATCAGGAGGACACGCTGTGAAGCTGGAAGGCGGAACTGAAATTGTGGATTCCATTGAACGCATCTTGAAAGCGGGAATTCCGGTTATGGGTCACCTTGGACTCACTCCTCAATCGATTTATAAATTTGGAACCTACACGGTTCGCGCCAAAGAGGAAGCCGAAGCAGAGAAGTTGCTGGAAGATGCGAAAGCACTTGAGGAAGCTGGATGTTTTGCCTTGGTTCTTGAAAAAATCCCAAGAAAACTCGCCAAGCGTGTTGCTGAAAGTTTAGAAATCCCAGTTATCGGAATTGGTGCTGGCCCAGACGTAGATGGACAAGTACTCGTATTACACGACATGCTCGGAATGACTCACGAGTTTCACCCGCGCTTCCTCCGTCGCTACCTCGATTTGTACGATCAAATCACTGGAGCAGTAGGAAATTATGTGTCCGATGTTAAGAATCGTGATTTCCCGAACGAAAAAGAATCGTACTAA
- a CDS encoding RluA family pseudouridine synthase: MKLDILYEDNHLIIVNKQAGQIVQADATRDKTLGEYVADYIKAKYEKPGNVFVGIPHRLDRPTSGIVIFTRTSKALTRMTELFKKREISKTYWAVSATQPSPLSGRLEDYLRKNPKQNKSYVVPKNTQGSQLAILNYKYLKSTDRYHLIEVDLETGRHHQIRAQLTHIGCVIKGDVKYGADRPNKDRSIHLHSRSVSFVHPIKNEEINLTASTPNDPVWNALN; this comes from the coding sequence ATGAAGCTGGATATTCTCTACGAGGACAACCACCTCATTATTGTTAATAAACAGGCGGGACAAATTGTTCAGGCCGATGCCACGCGCGATAAAACCCTTGGGGAGTACGTTGCCGATTACATCAAGGCGAAGTATGAAAAGCCAGGTAATGTGTTTGTCGGTATTCCCCACCGGTTGGATCGACCAACTTCTGGAATTGTCATTTTCACACGCACAAGTAAGGCGCTGACGCGAATGACAGAACTCTTCAAGAAGCGAGAAATCTCCAAGACCTATTGGGCGGTTTCCGCTACCCAACCCTCTCCTCTTTCGGGTCGGTTGGAGGATTACCTCCGAAAGAATCCAAAACAGAACAAGAGCTATGTAGTTCCCAAAAACACTCAGGGCTCTCAACTGGCCATTCTCAATTACAAGTACCTAAAGTCCACCGACCGATATCATTTGATAGAAGTTGATCTTGAAACGGGAAGACACCATCAAATCAGAGCTCAACTCACCCATATCGGTTGTGTGATCAAGGGAGATGTTAAATACGGAGCCGATCGACCAAATAAGGATAGAAGCATCCATCTCCACTCGCGCAGTGTTTCCTTCGTTCATCCCATCAAGAATGAAGAAATAAATCTAACAGCAAGCACCCCAAATGATCCCGTTTGGAATGCATTAAATTAG
- a CDS encoding lysoplasmalogenase family protein, with protein sequence MLSEQKFIWIFTLLSIASFITLMEAPSPWGYYTLPVPGLLLLYFWFQNQGWMYRLFSIAWIGYVITDASYVIHHSFSSILSSLLSILTIIFTIAGFLTWRNGYIKKRAYIGLIAVAYGAGYFQLIHDAIPKELLAPIAVYAVFDAVIFIVVAGLNLKNSFSYMLCLFGVSTFLISDALYAFHFFVEPLEYGEPIMSILHNLSRLLFILGILQENKSVVPSHQ encoded by the coding sequence ATGTTGTCTGAACAGAAGTTCATCTGGATATTCACCCTCTTATCAATAGCGAGCTTTATCACATTAATGGAAGCCCCAAGTCCATGGGGTTATTACACACTTCCCGTTCCTGGTCTTCTTTTACTTTATTTCTGGTTTCAAAACCAAGGATGGATGTATCGACTGTTTAGCATTGCGTGGATTGGCTACGTGATTACCGATGCTTCGTACGTCATTCATCACAGCTTCTCTTCCATCTTAAGCTCCTTACTGTCTATTCTTACTATCATTTTTACCATCGCGGGATTTCTGACATGGAGAAATGGCTACATCAAGAAGAGAGCATATATCGGATTGATTGCAGTGGCCTATGGAGCAGGGTATTTTCAACTCATCCACGATGCCATTCCAAAAGAACTTTTGGCACCAATCGCTGTCTACGCCGTCTTTGATGCCGTAATTTTTATTGTGGTGGCCGGGTTGAATCTGAAAAACTCCTTTAGCTACATGCTATGTTTATTTGGAGTAAGCACCTTCTTGATCTCGGATGCGCTTTACGCTTTTCACTTCTTCGTAGAACCGCTAGAATACGGTGAACCCATCATGTCGATTCTACACAACCTAAGCCGACTACTTTTCATTTTGGGAATTCTGCAAGAGAACAAAAGTGTTGTTCCCTCCCATCAATGA
- a CDS encoding isoaspartyl peptidase/L-asparaginase family protein, whose translation MKNLLLFILLLLLWQCHPKETPVTKPHNNSKGPVILIHGGAGQIYEGRYTAEEEAQYHQSLQHALDSGYAWLSRGENAETVVEKVIRRLESDSLFNAGKGAVYTAEGKVELDASIMRGSDLNAGAVSGVQHIEHPISLAHWVMDSSKHVMLSGRGAEHFGFMMGLDSVSNEIFHTVQSESNYRRIMKEKYGTVGCVVLDNHGNLAAGTSTGGMMMKEFGRIGDSPIIGAGTYADNQGCAVSCTGHGEYFIRYAVAHHISQTVSNGVPIRDASSVIIHQTLKNAGGEGGVIAVDTAGNYTFQFNTQGMFRGVRNADTTYTLMYEE comes from the coding sequence ATGAAAAATCTCTTGCTCTTCATTCTTCTGTTGCTGCTATGGCAATGTCATCCAAAAGAAACTCCCGTAACGAAACCACACAACAATTCTAAAGGCCCGGTCATTCTCATTCACGGAGGTGCTGGGCAGATCTATGAAGGTCGGTATACCGCTGAAGAAGAAGCTCAGTATCACCAATCTCTACAGCATGCTTTAGATAGTGGTTACGCTTGGCTGAGTCGAGGAGAAAATGCTGAAACCGTTGTTGAAAAAGTTATACGTCGTTTGGAATCTGACTCGCTCTTCAATGCCGGCAAAGGAGCGGTTTATACAGCGGAAGGCAAGGTTGAACTCGATGCGTCTATTATGCGAGGATCAGACCTCAACGCTGGTGCCGTTTCCGGTGTTCAACATATTGAACACCCCATTTCATTGGCACATTGGGTGATGGACTCCTCTAAACACGTCATGTTAAGCGGAAGAGGTGCTGAACACTTTGGATTTATGATGGGGTTGGATTCCGTTTCGAACGAAATATTCCACACTGTTCAGAGCGAATCCAATTACCGCAGAATCATGAAAGAGAAATACGGCACAGTGGGATGTGTGGTATTGGATAATCACGGAAACCTTGCGGCCGGAACTAGCACAGGTGGAATGATGATGAAGGAATTTGGCAGAATTGGCGATAGTCCTATCATCGGTGCGGGAACGTATGCAGACAATCAAGGATGTGCGGTAAGTTGCACGGGTCACGGTGAATACTTCATTCGCTATGCCGTTGCTCATCACATATCCCAAACCGTTTCGAATGGCGTGCCAATACGTGATGCCAGTTCAGTAATCATCCATCAAACCTTGAAAAATGCCGGTGGAGAAGGTGGAGTAATTGCGGTAGACACAGCGGGAAATTACACTTTCCAGTTCAACACCCAAGGAATGTTTAGAGGTGTGCGCAATGCCGATACCACGTACACGTTGATGTACGAAGAATAA
- a CDS encoding sterol desaturase family protein encodes MDINPIVLSIPVFFGLIVIEWVYDWISKGSSYRANDAFGNISCGIFEQSTGLLVSILTVGLYSITYEYFHIWNLEQNFINGVLLFLGVDFLYYWAHRMSHEVNLFWIGHVVHHQSEEYNLSVALRQGALQKIFTSPFYLPLAIIGFSPEWFLYILAWNTLYQFWIHTEKIDKLGPLEWILNTPSHHRVHHGRDPKYIDKNHAATLIIWDKIFGTFQAEEEHPHYGITKPVNSFNPIDAHFKPISDLWDEARDLTVRERIQLLFAPPGWAPKRLGGRQYAPEVREESKYTVSLSVTQRLALIAAFIVQIGFVSIVLFGAKSLTPIPLISAVLIISINIGTLGTRANGRNPNLIVEALGLLATPIFTFWFTHNSILVFGLIIAILVCYIPFYRKSQNTAHVV; translated from the coding sequence ATGGACATTAATCCCATCGTACTTTCCATTCCTGTATTCTTTGGACTTATCGTCATTGAATGGGTGTACGATTGGATTTCTAAAGGAAGTAGCTACCGAGCCAATGACGCATTTGGCAATATCTCCTGTGGAATCTTTGAACAGTCAACCGGACTACTGGTTAGCATTCTCACTGTTGGACTCTATTCCATCACCTATGAATATTTCCACATCTGGAATCTCGAGCAGAATTTCATCAATGGCGTTCTACTCTTTTTAGGGGTCGATTTCCTTTATTATTGGGCACACCGAATGAGTCATGAGGTCAATCTCTTTTGGATTGGACACGTCGTTCATCACCAAAGTGAAGAGTACAATCTAAGTGTAGCTCTTCGACAGGGTGCGCTCCAAAAGATCTTCACCTCTCCGTTCTATCTTCCGCTGGCTATCATCGGGTTCTCCCCAGAGTGGTTTCTGTACATCCTAGCCTGGAACACACTCTACCAGTTTTGGATACACACGGAGAAAATTGACAAACTAGGCCCGCTAGAATGGATCCTCAACACTCCTTCTCATCATCGCGTTCATCATGGTAGAGACCCCAAATACATCGATAAGAACCACGCGGCTACATTGATTATTTGGGATAAAATCTTTGGTACCTTCCAAGCGGAAGAAGAGCATCCTCACTACGGTATCACAAAACCCGTCAACAGCTTCAATCCCATTGACGCTCATTTCAAACCCATCTCTGACTTATGGGATGAAGCCAGAGATCTGACTGTCCGGGAGAGAATTCAGTTGTTATTCGCCCCTCCTGGCTGGGCGCCTAAACGCTTGGGAGGCCGACAATATGCTCCTGAAGTGAGAGAAGAATCGAAGTATACCGTATCACTCAGTGTCACTCAGAGACTGGCACTCATAGCCGCCTTCATCGTTCAAATCGGCTTTGTTTCGATAGTACTCTTCGGCGCTAAATCACTTACTCCAATTCCACTTATCTCAGCTGTTCTCATTATTAGCATCAACATTGGAACTCTTGGCACTCGTGCAAATGGCAGAAACCCAAATCTAATCGTGGAAGCGCTTGGTCTGCTCGCCACTCCCATTTTCACTTTCTGGTTTACCCATAACTCTATTCTCGTTTTCGGGTTAATCATTGCAATTTTAGTCTGTTACATCCCTTTCTATAGAAAATCTCAGAACACAGCACATGTTGTCTGA
- the priA gene encoding replication restart helicase PriA — protein sequence MAVYADVILPLALNQSFTYGIPLVWQEGLSEGHRVLVQFGQRKLYAGIVLRVHDTPPGYDVKEILDVEDDIPIVTPIQLHYWKWLSEYYMCSMGEVMNAALPAAFKMQSETKISINPELEFEESDLKDNEFQVFNLLRELKEMKITDLTKKLGWKNPMPVIRRMYAEGYIDLDEAVKSTVKSKVEKKVRWPEGYNESMTQDAFDSLSNAKVQKELLLTYFKMSLGSEPWVREKELLEEAKATKAPLKALIEKGWLEIAEFKVEEEQIDASLDKPTLTPAQAKAAKDLETGWMESNTSLLHGVTSSGKTEIYIHFIHQQIELGRQSLFTVPEIALTAQMVRRLQSHFESKAAVYHSKMSDRERLELWERMLDPERKPMVVLGARSSVFLPFENLGLVIVDEEHESSYKQYDPAPRYHGRDAAIVLSHLHKGKSLLGSATPSLESYYNAKEGKYGFAFLGERYSGVRLPIVEAVDIKKDTIQKQMHGHLSHRLYEEMRMQLKEDKKVILFQNRRGFAPVVICQSCGHSEQCVNCDITLTYHKGSHQLRCHYCGYSIAPPQRCKSCGSFELKMQGFGTEKIEEDLQILFPNASIARMDLDATRKKNAFQKLVDRFERGEIDILIGTQMVAKGLDFDDVGLVGVLSADSMLNYPDFRAHERAYQLMSQVAGRAGRREERGLVLIQSYRPDHRIIQQVTTYSFEEMFREQLADRKQYHYPPYYRVIHVEMRHPKVEVVSAAADFLAQRLHGIFGERVLGPEFAPIARVRGQYQKRIILKLEQGLPLPKVKDALLTESKRLQFHKDHRKVRVYFDVDPH from the coding sequence ATGGCCGTATACGCGGATGTTATTCTTCCCTTAGCTCTCAACCAAAGCTTTACCTATGGAATTCCATTGGTTTGGCAAGAGGGGTTGAGTGAGGGACACCGCGTTTTGGTTCAATTTGGTCAGAGAAAGCTCTATGCTGGAATTGTACTTCGCGTACATGATACGCCTCCGGGATATGATGTGAAGGAGATTCTGGATGTAGAGGATGATATTCCGATCGTTACACCCATTCAACTGCACTACTGGAAGTGGTTGTCGGAGTACTACATGTGTTCTATGGGAGAAGTGATGAACGCTGCACTTCCTGCGGCGTTTAAGATGCAATCAGAGACAAAAATCAGCATCAATCCTGAACTTGAGTTTGAGGAAAGCGACTTGAAAGATAATGAATTTCAAGTGTTTAACCTCTTGCGTGAGTTAAAGGAAATGAAGATCACCGATCTCACCAAGAAATTGGGATGGAAGAATCCCATGCCTGTCATTCGGAGAATGTACGCAGAAGGGTACATCGACTTGGATGAGGCTGTGAAGTCTACTGTGAAGTCCAAGGTGGAAAAGAAGGTTCGTTGGCCGGAAGGGTACAATGAATCGATGACACAAGACGCCTTTGACTCACTTTCTAATGCCAAGGTTCAAAAGGAACTCTTGCTCACGTACTTTAAGATGAGTTTGGGCAGTGAACCTTGGGTGAGAGAGAAGGAATTGCTCGAAGAGGCGAAAGCGACAAAAGCTCCGCTAAAAGCATTGATTGAGAAGGGGTGGCTAGAAATTGCTGAGTTCAAAGTAGAAGAAGAGCAAATTGATGCTTCACTCGATAAACCGACTCTTACACCAGCTCAGGCGAAAGCGGCGAAAGATTTGGAGACGGGGTGGATGGAGAGCAATACTTCATTGCTTCATGGTGTAACCTCCAGTGGGAAGACGGAGATTTATATTCACTTCATTCATCAGCAAATAGAGCTTGGTCGGCAGTCGTTATTTACGGTGCCGGAAATCGCACTAACGGCTCAAATGGTTCGTAGACTTCAATCCCATTTTGAATCGAAGGCGGCGGTATACCACAGTAAGATGAGTGATAGAGAACGCCTAGAGCTTTGGGAGAGAATGTTAGATCCAGAGCGCAAACCTATGGTTGTTCTTGGAGCGCGCTCATCGGTCTTTCTTCCTTTTGAAAACCTCGGACTCGTCATTGTGGATGAGGAGCACGAGTCTTCGTACAAGCAATACGATCCCGCACCTCGATATCATGGTAGAGATGCAGCAATTGTGCTGTCTCATCTTCACAAGGGGAAATCGCTGTTGGGCTCAGCAACACCTTCATTGGAATCGTACTACAATGCCAAAGAGGGAAAATATGGTTTTGCCTTTCTAGGAGAGCGATACAGTGGCGTTCGATTGCCGATTGTGGAAGCGGTGGATATCAAGAAAGACACCATTCAAAAACAGATGCATGGGCACTTGTCTCATCGACTATATGAGGAGATGAGGATGCAATTGAAAGAGGATAAGAAGGTCATTCTATTCCAGAATAGAAGGGGGTTTGCTCCCGTCGTAATCTGCCAGAGTTGTGGTCATTCAGAACAATGTGTGAATTGCGATATCACGTTAACTTACCACAAAGGATCGCACCAATTGCGCTGCCATTATTGTGGGTACAGTATTGCACCGCCTCAGCGTTGTAAGTCGTGCGGTAGTTTTGAGTTGAAAATGCAAGGCTTTGGAACCGAAAAGATCGAGGAAGATCTTCAAATCTTGTTTCCCAATGCTTCCATTGCACGCATGGATTTGGATGCCACGCGAAAGAAGAATGCCTTCCAAAAGTTGGTGGATCGATTTGAACGGGGGGAAATTGATATCCTTATCGGCACCCAGATGGTGGCCAAAGGCCTCGACTTCGACGATGTAGGCTTGGTGGGAGTGCTTTCGGCTGACAGTATGCTAAACTATCCCGATTTCCGTGCACATGAGCGTGCTTATCAGTTGATGAGTCAGGTGGCGGGTAGAGCGGGACGAAGGGAAGAACGCGGACTGGTTTTGATTCAGAGTTATCGTCCAGATCACCGCATCATCCAGCAGGTTACCACCTATAGTTTTGAGGAGATGTTTCGCGAGCAACTGGCGGATCGCAAGCAGTATCACTATCCACCTTATTATCGAGTTATTCACGTTGAAATGCGTCACCCAAAGGTGGAGGTAGTGAGTGCAGCGGCAGACTTTTTGGCTCAGAGGTTACATGGAATATTTGGCGAAAGAGTTTTGGGGCCAGAATTTGCGCCCATCGCTCGAGTGAGAGGGCAGTATCAGAAGCGTATTATCCTCAAGCTAGAACAAGGATTGCCATTGCCTAAGGTGAAGGACGCATTGCTGACAGAAAGCAAGCGACTTCAGTTTCACAAAGACCACAGAAAAGTGCGGGTTTACTTTGATGTGGATCCTCATTGA
- a CDS encoding Hsp20/alpha crystallin family protein, which yields MKTRFAPTQSPVDRMMMDFFNDGLNTNRNESWSPASNIKEGAEQWNIEMTIPGIEKSEITISVENHQLVVSAEHKSEEESERGYKYREFKTMSFTRKFNLPKGKVQEDQISAEHRNGILNITVPKVEEVKDKGPRTIEIR from the coding sequence ATGAAAACTCGTTTTGCCCCAACACAGTCACCCGTAGACCGAATGATGATGGATTTCTTCAACGATGGCTTGAACACCAACCGCAATGAAAGTTGGTCGCCTGCCTCTAATATTAAAGAAGGTGCTGAGCAATGGAACATCGAGATGACGATTCCAGGAATTGAGAAATCAGAAATCACTATTTCAGTTGAGAATCACCAATTGGTGGTATCTGCAGAGCACAAATCCGAAGAGGAAAGTGAAAGAGGTTACAAATACCGCGAATTTAAAACCATGTCTTTCACTCGCAAGTTCAATTTGCCAAAGGGAAAGGTTCAAGAAGACCAGATTTCTGCCGAACATAGAAATGGAATTCTAAACATCACCGTTCCAAAAGTGGAAGAGGTGAAAGACAAAGGTCCAAGGACCATCGAGATTCGCTAA